Within the Medicago truncatula cultivar Jemalong A17 chromosome 4, MtrunA17r5.0-ANR, whole genome shotgun sequence genome, the region gcaagtgtcggtgcttgtgttacctacattattacatcaattcctaaatacaaccctaaggcctttatgtcaaaataaaatgcaagaaataaaacttacatcaatttcctatttatacacactaagtcaatgacaaaataaaatgatgagaaaattaaatgtacatgctatgattcaagacaaaaattaaatcgttagtaacataagaaatatcatggtgaatgagacataagtaataaaaaaacaaggaattacgacaagcaacaattaagatcatcatataagaaataaacaaaaaaatttaaaagaaaacaaataggatagatttttaaaaattagagaaaattaaaatggtgagaacaatatttttggaattttttctaaacacaaaaatgtcaaaaagtgtaaaaaacagtattaaaaaataaagacaattaaaaataagaaataaaaaaatattggctcagcaggatctaatctggaccgttggatgaatccagaggtctaGATCTGAaccccaagatctcatcacagccataggatctaagatccaacggttttaaaaataaacagaaaaaaggaaggatatactggaagcacagtgaccgtcagatcaatgATCTGACGGTTCAACAGCAGGCACGCAGTATTCCacacaaaagaaacaaacactcaACCACATACGAGATGCATCATAGGCCGTTAGATCTACGATCTGACGGCCTAGCTATAATCATACACGGTAATACGATGGAACAACACAcatggaattaaaataaaatgatgaggcTATATAAAGtgatttcaccaaaaaaaaacacacataaaacaaaatccttctctctctaagttaaacttagagagagaagctctcccttctcccAAAAAACAaatcaccggagaagatgaagaaggggTGGCCGGAGTTCCTCCGGTGCGGTGGTTGGCCAAGCCGCtgccgcgccggagttttatttttacttttttttgaaattttttacatcaaaagcttcttctccttcttctctatGCAAATCCggtattagttttaaaaagggtagagagatttgagctagatctacaaatgaagatttgaaatttttttacctctttttcctttgttgttgttgtttctggtCCGATTTGCTCTTGTTCTTCCTTTATGTACGcgttcctttttctttctcgCGAATCCAGTCTATTTAGCTCCGATCTGGTTCTTTGAAGCTTGAAGACTCAGCTCAGTTCAGCTCCGTTTTCGTCCTCGAACCGGTTTGGTTTGGGTTGGATTTGTGTGTTGgaatcgatgatgatgattagtGTTGTTTCTGTTGAAATTCGGAATATGTGaatcaaatgaaaattattgttgtttatggGATTTCTGTGATTTTGTGTTCATGAATGTTCATGAGTATTCATGAAGTGTTCATCATTTTGTggtgttttgatctgtaactagatgggagagaaaggaaaaaggtGTTTTCTATGTGATAGGGACCAATCTGACTCGTTTTCTGACTCTGACGCGGCTACAGTGAATTTTCGGACCCTCTTCCCAATGATtggacagtgtatttatagtgacaaaatagggttggctctggtacatatcaaagaccaaaatacccctgttggagacttggggaaaaagacttaacaaataacaaataaaaaaaataagaaaaaagaaaagaaagaagaaaaagaaaaaaaaagaaaaaaaaagaggaaagaagAAAGGAAAGTCACGAGTgactttcctttctttgttttttttcaaaaaaaaataataaaataaaataataataaacaaaaaaagaaaaataaaacatgacaaataaaatattaattaataataaaaaaaaaaaatccctttgaaatctgacatgaggtacttcaaagtatcctccctgccgaaattttgtttgaaatgattaaaaaaaaacgcgacttttaaaatacaattagacCTTTTAAAAATGACTTGACCGTTTTgactaaaacttttaaaaataaaatgcgtctaaaagttataaaaaaaacagatgaagtgattttaactGTTGTAAAAAGCGAGCagagacttaaatgcaagatgacagtttttttttaataattaaagacGACACAAAaacgagttttaaatggtaaaagaaatggataaaagatttcaaacgggccaaatttggggtatgacagatgcccctatttaagtttcttcgtcacgaaggttttaaaagggaaaACTTTTAAACCACAGGGTCgaggagacttaaatataaacaaaacgccaattttggaccgtttgaaaTACCAGAGATGCGATGCtaatgaaggtgatgatatgACCGATCATGATACAAGCATGAATGTACAGTTGATGCATAAAGACTGACTGGGGAACAAAAGGATAGGTATCACTAGGGAAGGAAATGATAGATAATGCTTATGATTGCTGTGAGGTAGCTTGAAACGACTGGAGTATAAATGATAATGTTTGTTAATATTGCTTCAAGGTAAAGGTAaggacatgattagccgacgagtggcgaaagtaaagacatgattagccgacgagtggcgaaagtaaagacatgattggccgacgagtggcgaaagtaaagacatgattggccgacgagtggcgaaagtaaagacatgattgccgacgagtggcgaaagtaaagacatgattgccgacgagtggcgaaaataaagacatgattgccgacgagtggtgaaagtaaagacatgattggccgacgagtggcgaaagtaaagacatgattgccgacgagtggcgaaagtaaagacatgatttgctgacgagtggcgaaaataaagacatgattgccgacgagtggcgaaagtaaagacatgatttgccgacgagtggcgaaagtaaagacaagacggaccgacagggtttgctaacattgtgggatagcaaacataCGGTAAGAGTGAAGACATTGTAAAGCTTGGTATCAGGGGAGTGACTTGATGAAGATAAAGTTGAGGGGAACAGGGAATTTGTCTGAAGACAAAGGGGAATTGTATAGACTGATTACTGGTGAGACCTGCCATTTTGGAACACGTTTGATTTGCTGACATTTTGGAATTAGACACACTGGGGGTGATATTTGAGGATATTGAAATAAGCCATTGggtaaaaatgcaactatgtatggatgatatttatatgcgtgctatgtatgcatgaatgaataaatatgtatgagactcatatgacggtataatggtaagattgttgagACAGGACTGGGCAGGTCTACAAGGAGAATGGCCCGGCATCACTGTACGAACACTCAAAGCCTTCATTGGCGATAAAGTCACGGGGGATGAATCAACCATTGTTAGGGTACAGCCCTTAAACATACTGCTGGGGTAAGTCCTCACAAACTGgggtagaagtcgccatttcatcAATGCAACACCGTATTTTCAAGCTTGAATAGTCATtgctttttgtatatatatttgaaatccctaacttttgcctggatcgtcctttcggattttcgatccaccggagagatatttttctttttctctttttgtatgcccctaatttttacctggatcaccctttcgggttttcgatccactagggcgcttttttttttctttttttcttttttctttttttttttttttttgcaatgactatttctCCTTTGTTGAACCTGCTTGTTTCGGACCAACTGTTGACACATACTTATGTGATACatgtttttaaagataatatgtttgtcatttttgttttttttttttttttttttttttgaaagaaaacataaaatcctTAGAaaggttttcaaaatttttgctTCAAGTACTAATACTAAAAacgaaagaaagatttttttgcacatagaataaacaagaattccaacaaagatgcacaggctcaaattgatttaatagaAATGGTAACCGGCCAAAGGCATGGCACCACAGATTACAAAGAGTTGGaatatggtaattatatgggacaggtacattgaacacaataaccgctaTACTTCTTAACCACTTTGAATTCCACAGTTTGGATGCTTCAATATTAGAGAACTTCTGACAGTCAAGGTGTCTCGGGCGAGTGATGTTTCATCTGATGCAGTTACTTGTCTcgatccttaatttttgcatagatcgcccttgcgagttttcgatctatcaggataatttctttttttcttttcttttttttttttttttgtctctaatttttgcctggaccgccctttcgggttttcgatccaccgagacgctcatttttggtttaagccgccctttcaggttttcgacctaccgagctgttcttttatatatttagacaaagtatttcttgactgcatcagaattcacaggacgaggtaactcctctccatccatatttgtaagaattaaagcaccaccagagaaCGCTCTCTTCACCACGTAGGGACCTTCATAGTTTGGCGTCCATTTGCCCCTAGGATCTGGTTGAAAGGATTTGATACATTTGACCACAAGATCTCCTTCCTTGAATTCACGGGGATGGACTCCTTTATCGAATGTTTGTTTCATCCTTGACTGATATAGCTGTCCATGACACAAAGcagccatacgtttttcctcaatcaaattcaactggtcgTACCTGCTCTGGCACCACTCAGCTTCAGACAATTCAGCTTCCATCAAGACTCTTAAAGAAGGAATCTCAACCTCTACAGGTAGTACAGCCTCCATACCATATAccaaagagaaaggggttgcccctgtcgAGGTTCGCACTGAGGTACGATATCCATACAAAGCGTAGGGTAACatttcatgccagtccttgtaagtaacTACCATCTTCTGTATGATCTTCTTGATgttcttgtttgcagcttcaACTGCCCCATTCATCTGTGGTCTGTAAGGAGAAGAATTGTGATGTTGAATCTTGAAGTCATCGCACAACTCTTTCATCATGTTGTTATTCAGATTTGTGGCATTGTCTGTTATGATTCTGTTGGGAACACCGTAGCGgctgatgatgttgttcttgataaatctgACAACTACCTacctgcttggtcacattggcgtaagatgctgcttcaacccacttggtgaaataATCGATAGCCACTAATATGAAGCGATGCCCATTGGAAGCTTTTGGTTCAATCCGaccaatcatgtcaatgccccacatagagaaggGCCACGGGGAAGAGATGACATTGAGCATAGATGGTGGTATATGAATCttgtcagcatagatttgacatttgtggcatctcTTGGCATGATTGTAGCAATCAGCGTGCATTGTTATCCAGTAGTACCCAGCTCTCAATATCTTCTTCGCCATGGCGTGCCCACATGAGTGAGTTCCGAAAGAGCCTTCATGTATCTCATGCATCAACTCTCCTGCTTTATGCTTATTCACGCATCTGAGTAGGACCCCATCAAAGTTCCTCTTATACAAAACATCTTCGTTGAGGAAGAATCGGCTTGACAActttctcaaggtcttcttgtctttgttggatgCCCCAGGCGGGTATTTTTGAGTTTGAAGGAAGACTTGGATATCATGATACCATGGCTTGTCATCATCAACTGCTTCGGCCGCAAACACATAAGCAGGCCGGTCGAGGAATTGAACATTGATTACTGGTACAGTATTATGACCATTCACTTTGATCATTGAGGATAGAGTAGCTAAAGCATCCgccatttgattctcatcaCGGGGCACATGGTGTAGCTctactttgttgaagaaagtcagCAAACGTCTTGCATAATCTCTGTAGGGGATCAATCCAGGATGACGAGTTTCCCATTctcctttgatctggttaatcACGAGAGCTGAATCTCCAAAGATGACAATTTTCTTAATCCTCAAATCGATGGCTTCTTCGATACCCATGATGCAAGCTTCATATTCAGCGATGTTGTTTGTACAATCAAATCGTATCCTTgcagtaaaagggatgtgagtacCCTTAGGGGTAATGAGAACTGCACCAATTCCACTACCATAGACATTAACGGCCCCGTCAAAAATCAAACCCCATTCGGATTCAAGATCAGGACCTTCACCGAACACCGGTTCATCACAATCTTTCGCTTTTAGATACATGACCTCTTCATCTGGGAAGTCAAACTTGATTGGTTGATAGTCTTCAATTGGTTGATGGGCCAAATGGTCTGCCaagatgctacctttgattgctttCTGGGTGCGATACACaatatcatactcggacaataacATCTGCCATCGAGCAATCCTTCCAGTTAAAGCTggcttctcaaatatgtacttgataGGATCCAtcttggatatcaaccaagttgtatgattaatcatataatgacggagACGATTGGCAGCCCAggctaaagcacaacaagttttcTCAAGTACAGAATATCGGGACTCACAATCAGTGAACTTCTTACTCAAATAGTAGATAgcgtgctctttctttccggtttcatcttgttgacccaaCACACAGCCCATGGAATCTTCCAGTActgttaaatacatgatcaaaggtcttCCGTCAACTGGAGGAACAAGAATTGGAGGTTCTAACAGATATTCTTTGATTTGATCAAAAGCCTTCTGACAATCAACATTCCACTTCACCCCTTGATCCTTGCGGAGTAACTTGAAAATTGGTCCACATGTGGCAGTCATGTGAGAGATAAATCTGGAGATATAATTAAGTCTACCAagaaaacctctgacttgcttctctgtctttgGAACAGGCATTTCTCTGATGGCTCTGACCTTGTCGGGATCAACTTCAATACCCTTTTGACTGACGATAAAGCCTAGGAGTTTACCAGATCTGACACCGaaagtacatttgttaggattcaaccagagcttgtactttctcaaccgctgaaacatcttcaacaaatactcaacatgttcttcttctgtGCCAGActtaacaatcatatcatctaCGTAGACCTcgatttctttgtgaatcatatcATGAAAGATTTTGGTCATGCCCCTTTGGTAagtggcaccagcatttatcaacccaaatggcatcaccaCATAGCAGAAAGCACCCCAGGGCGTgatgaaagacgtcttttctctatcctcaGGAGCCATCCTGATCTGATTGtagccggagaaaccgtccatgaaggagaaaacCTTGCACTTAGCGGTGTTATCAACCAATACATCAATGTGAGGTAAAGGGAAATTATCCTTCGGACTAGCCTTGTTCAAGTCCCGataatcaacacacattctgactttgccatctttctttggaacaggcactaTGTTGGCCAACCATTGAGGATACTCTGATGTGACTAGGAAAcctgcatcaatctgctttcgcacttcctctttgatcttgagggccatatcgggatgagatcttctcaatttctgctttACTGGAGGACACTCAGACTTCAAAGGCAGTCTGTGTTCCACAACATCAGGATCTAGACCCGGCATGTCCTTGTATGACCATGCAAATATTTCATTATACTCTCTGAGAAGCTCAATTATCCTCTTCTTGACAGATACCTCTAACAATGCCCCAATCTTGATCTCTTTTTTATCTTCCTCAGTACCCAGATTGATGATTTCTATCTCTTCTTGATGAGGTTGAAttgtctttctttcttgttcCAACATCCATCTGATCTCATCAGGAATCTCCTCATCCTCCTCTACTATAGCCTCGTAAACCGGGACCTCAAAGTTGGGAGGAAGCATggggttactgtgttcaacgggctCGCTTATGTTCAGTCTgcacatgattcatgattgattttaatgagtaaatgcagacctttgattttgaaatttaaaagaaaaaaaaaagagaacaatttttttgatttttctattaccattttttccagaaaatacaaagaataaataaaaataaaggccGTGACAGAAACGGCGATTTTCATTCATCGTAAAAGTACTGTAAGCAAAGACAAAGCCCTACATGATTTCACTTTCGTCTTGGGCAGAACGaaaggagttttcttaaaagtaaaagaaacaaaagacaatTCAAACATATTACTTAGATCGGGGTATCACAGAAGGAATGTCCACAGCAATCCAGTTGCAGCATGCTCCTCCAGGTGTTACAAAGACAGGTGCCACTCCTCCAGGCGCATCATCGGTAATTGCATTGATCTCTGGTGAATCGTGGATGAATCCGGCACTGCGGAAAGAGCCTTCGGTAGGGTCAAACTTCCCAGACCTACTGTTAAGAAAACCAACCCCTTCCTTGCGCTTGTTCTCTGGTAACTCCACTAGCTGACCCCAACCTTCGGTTTTGCCTTCCTGGATTACCCTCTGTGCGTCCTTCAACGAAGCCATACAAGTCTCAATCTTACCTACACTTTCTTCAGCAGAGAAACCTTGGAATGATGACCCATCTGAACTACTACCACCAATAACAGAGAAAGCAGACAAATTGCTGATCAAAAAGGCTGACTCGCCACTCACAGTGATGAGCTTTCCATGGCTTACAAATTTTAGCTTCTGGTGGAGAGTGGATGTCACTACCCCAGCGTCATGAATCCATGGTCTGCCAAGCAAACAGCTGAAAGAAGCCTGGATCTCCATGACTTGAAAAGTAACCTGAAACTCATGTGGGCCGACTGAGATGGGCAAATCTATCTCACCATATACTGATCTTCTGGTCCCATCAAATGCCCTCACCGTCACCTTACTAGGCCTGAAGAGAGTCTCGGAATATGTCAATTGGTCAAGGGTTGATTTGGGCATCACATTAAGAGCAGAGCCAGTGTCTATTAGAACATTGGATAAGGAGTCTGTTCTGCAAAGTACAGAGATGAGTAACGCCTGATTGTGCTTCTTCCCCTCCGCTGGGAggtcttcatcactgaaactcAGACTGTTACATGCGGTCACATTCCCCACAATACTTTCAAACTGGCCCAAAGtcacatcataatccacaaaagCCTGGTCCAGTACTTTCTTCAGGGCATCTCGATGAGCACCAGAGCTTGATAACAGAGACATAATGGAAATCTTTGCAGGGGTTTGTAACAACTGGTCCACAACCCTGTACTCGCTCCTCTTGATCAGCTTTAAGATTTCATCAGCATCCTCATAGTCAAATTCTTTGGGATGCTCTCCAACTCTACCTTTACCTGTGTTCCGCTCCTTTACTGTTTCTTCGACCGGAATATTAGTGCTTTTCTGAACCACAGCAGGAAGAACGCGGCCGCTTCTCAAAATCTGACTACTCTCGGCAATATTGTCCACAACAGATGGTGAGGTCGTTTCACTTCCGGGTTCAAGAATTGTGCCTTCATATTTGTAAGGTACGGCTTTCTGAGAGGAAGGAGGTACAGGCCTAGGGACACAGATTACCAGAGGAGTGCCAGCGGGCTTTGCACTATTAGGGTTTATCACAAGCGGCCTCCTAGCTCTGAATATTGGGGTGACAACACAAACACTTTTGCTCTTGATTTCCTTTGTAACCACAAGTTCCTTTTTATCTAGGAGACCTTGCACATCATTTTGGACTTGCATGCAACCACGAGGATCCACCGAACACACCTCACAAGCCTCGTGATCATGACTGAAGAGAGCTACTTCACACATTTTCACATGTATCGGTACCAAAGGGGTCTTGATGTCACATGCGTAGAGAATGCAAGCATCTTCCTGACAATCTTGAATCATATTAACAACAGGCCCATGGGGAGGCAGAGGATTGTTCTGGGCAACATGATCAGGGTCGGCGAAAGTTAACTCTTTGCTATTGAGCAGTTTTTGGACCTCTTTCTTGAGGGCATAACAACGTTCCACATCGTGACCTGCTGCCCCTTGATGATAAACACAATGAAGTTCAGGACGGTACCAGCGTGGGAGAGGATCTGGAATGTGAGGGGGTGGTAGTGTGTGAACTAGGTTTTGCGCGAGCAAGGAAGGCAGTAATGCTCCATAAGTCATTGGTATGGGatcaaattgttgtttttgattttgctGATTGTAGGGAGCTTGAGGACGgggttgttgttgtggtggGTATTGTGGCctttgttggtatggttgttgggGGTAATATGGTTGTTGAGGGAATTGTTGTGGGTTGTATGGTAGTTGATATAGTGGTGGATAGTATGGTGAAGGTCCTTGAGGTCTTGGTGGTTGATAATTTGGGTTCTGGGGAGCGGTCATTTGTGGGGTAATGTTAGCAACATAAGGATGACTAGGGTACACAGGCTGAGATCCTCCATGGGCCACCATGCCGACTTCTTGAGCATTCCTTTTTGAGTAACCATTACCAAACTTCTTGTTACCATTAGACGAACTTCCTGCAGAACCACCTGAAGAACCAGCTCCCTTACGAGCCCAATCCTCAATACGTATCCCCGTCTCTACCAGTTCGGTGAATTTCTGTGATGCACAAACAATCATTTTCTCTGAATAGCAAGGGCTCAGAGTCTCATAGAACATCTCGGATAATTCCCTTTCATCCAAGGGCGGACGAATCTGGGAGGCCTTCTGGATGAAGCGTTGTGCATACTCTTTGAATGATTCTTTGTCCTTCTGGGTCAAGGACTGCAACTCCTTGCGACTAGGCGCCAGATACGTGTTGTATTTGTATTGTTGCATGAAAGCGTCAGCCAATTGTTCAAACGTAGTAATGCCTTTCAATCCCATAAACCAAGTATGTGCAGGACCGGTCAAACTGTCCTGGAAGCAATGAATGAGCAAAGGTACGTTGTTCCTGTAAGCTATCATCTTCGTAATATACATGGTTAGATGATTTTGTGGACACGAGTCCCCTTGGTATTTCTCAAACACAGGCATCTTGAATTTTGGGGGTATATCCACATCTGGTACCAAGCAAAGATCGTATATACTATGGACGACTACTTCTTTACCACGCATGTTACTCATCTCTTTTTCCAAAGCCCCGAACCTCTCTTCCCAGTTAACTGCTTTGTCGTCCCCCATCACACTGTCAGAATGATAAATCTGCTTTTCCTGTTGTGGCTCAACATGCACAGTGGGTCCTGCTTGAGTCATAGCTGCCTGAGGAAATAGCTGGCCCATCTGAAAAAAAGGTGAAGTCTGTTGACCATGTGCGAATGGCATTTCAGTAGCACTTGGACGAAAAACCCCATTAGCTGCAAGCGGCATGCCCCAAGGGTAGCCTGGAGGCATGGAATACTGAGGAGTAGAAAAGAGACCCTGGGGGCCAAGAGGACGGAAGCCTGAGTTACCCATAGTTTCCATATTACCAGAAGAACAATCAGTCATCAGAGGCTGGGTGAGGCCGATAGTTGTAGTAGTAGTCGGAGATGGTTGCGGGGGACCCTCAGGTGCAGCTGTGACGACCACAACAGGAGTTGAATTGGAGATTGCTGCTTGCTCTCTCTCAGCCATCATAGTTTCCATCATAAGTGCCATTCTTTCCATCTCTCCCTTGAGGTTAACCAGTTCCTCTCTGAGCTGAGCGTTTTCCTGTTCTGCTGCTAACATCCTCTTCTTGATATGAGCTCGAGTGTTGTGAATGCGAGTGGGTTTGTACTGAATACGCCGGGCCACTTTGCTTTTCTGAGGCAGAAATGAGGAGAGTATGAGACTTGATTTTGACACTTTTTATgaatgcaatatgatgcatgatatgctatatgccaaaatatgcaatttttatatatatatatatatatatatatatatatatatatatatatatatatattttattgaaggacctatagaagcaattttgtaaacataccaacctaaacaaatcataaaaaaacaaagttgattacaagataattccctttctaacaacaaagccaagagatagactttcaaagtaaaacaagataattccctttctaacaacaaagccaagggatagactttcaaagtaaaacaagataattccctttaaACAAAGTGAACCAAGGGATAGACTCCATAactaaaaaaacatcacaaacaaacTGAAAAGACTCTCAAGCATCTGAAGCGAACTAATCCTCAAAATCGGAATGCGGTCCATCAAAGAGATCCATGCGTTTCTTCTTCCGCCCAGGAATTTGATCAAGTGCGGCATCTTTCTCCTTGATACTTTTTCTCAGCTGGGCGATTACCACATCTTTCTTATGGCTATCATAGGCTTCTTGCTCTAGTAGGACCATTACAGCCTCATACTCCTGATCCTTTTTCTGATACTCTCTTTTCCACCTATGTACTTC harbors:
- the LOC120579907 gene encoding uncharacterized protein, giving the protein MLAAEQENAQLREELVNLKGEMERMALMMETMMAEREQAAISNSTPVVVVTAAPEGPPQPSPTTTTTIGLTQPLMTDCSSGNMETMGNSGFRPLGPQGLFSTPQYSMPPGYPWGMPLAANGVFRPSATEMPFAHGQQTSPFFQMGQLFPQAAMTQAGPTVHVEPQQEKQIYHSDSVMGDDKAVNWEERFGALEKEMSNMRGKEVVVHSIYDLCLVPDVDIPPKFKMPVFEKYQGDSCPQNHLTMYITKMIAYRNNVPLLIHCFQDSLTGPAHTWFMGLKGITTFEQLADAFMQQYKYNTYLAPSRKELQSLTQKDKESFKEYAQRFIQKASQIRPPLDERELSEMFYETLSPCYSEKMIVCASQKFTELVETGIRIEDWARKGAGSSGGSAGSSSNGNKKFGNGYSKRNAQEVGMVAHGGSQPVYPSHPYVANITPQMTAPQNPNYQPPRPQGPSPYYPPLYQLPYNPQQFPQQPYYPQQPYQQRPQYPPQQQPRPQAPYNQQNQKQQFDPIPMTYGALLPSLLAQNLVHTLPPPHIPDPLPRWYRPELHCVYHQGAAGHDVERCYALKKEVQKLLNSKELTFADPDHVAQNNPLPPHGPVVNMIQDCQEDACILYACDIKTPLVPIHVKMCEVALFSHDHEACEVCSVDPRGCMQVQNDVQGLLDKKELVVTKEIKSKSVCVVTPIFRARRPLVINPNSAKPAGTPLVICVPRPVPPSSQKAVPYKYEGTILEPGSETTSPSVVDNIAESSQILRSGRVLPAVVQKSTNIPVEETVKERNTGKGRVGEHPKEFDYEDADEILKLIKRSEYRVVDQLLQTPAKISIMSLLSSSGAHRDALKKVLDQAFVDYDVTLGQFESIVGNVTACNSLSFSDEDLPAEGKKHNQALLISVLCRTDSLSNVLIDTGSALNVMPKSTLDQLTYSETLFRPSKVTVRAFDGTRRSVYGEIDLPISVGPHEFQVTFQVMEIQASFSCLLGRPWIHDAGVVTSTLHQKLKFVSHGKLITVSGESAFLISNLSAFSVIGGSSSDGSSFQGFSAEESVGKIETCMASLKDAQRVIQEGKTEGWGQLVELPENKRKEGVGFLNSRSGKFDPTEGSFRSAGFIHDSPEINAITDDAPGGVAPVFVTPGGACCNWIAVDIPSVIPRSKLNISEPVEHSNPMLPPNFEVPVYEAIVEEDEEIPDEIRWMLEQERKTIQPHQEEIEIINLGTEEDKKEIKIGALLEVSVKKRIIELLREYNEIFAWSYKDMPGLDPDVVEHRLPLKSECPPIDAGFLVTSEYPQWLANIVPVPKKDGKVRMCVDYRDLNKASPKDNFPLPHIDVLVDNTAKCKVFSFMDGFSGYNQIRMAPEDREKTSFITPWGAFCYVMI